ATCACACGTGGTTCCATTCTAGTGGTAATATGACGTGGCTAAATGAAGGTCATTAGTCTTTATTGCAGTTAAAGGGAAGTGAAACGTAGTCGTGATGAGTCGTTGAATTTCGGGGATTTGAGGTAatgcatagttattaaatccgATGCAGGCACCAGCACAACGAGGAGACGATTCTACAAGCAGTGGTTTAACTACGGATCAACTAGTCGAATCAGTGGTActataatataatattataataatataatGTCTTTTAAGTTATTAAAAACAATGGAATTTTTTACCTGCTGATTGAACAggaccaattttttatttttacggGTGCAACTATCGATTAAGGTTTGGTTAAGCAACTTGTTTGCCGAGTCAATTGGTCGAACCACTGAGGTGGccagtttaataactatggtgtGATGTGCAATTTTGTGTCGTGTGAAAAGACCAATTATCATTGCAAATTGTCTTGTGCaattttttggccttttttttcTAGCCCTGTTATGGGTAGTCAGATGAAAATAAGATGGATATGTTTAATTGGTAGTTCAGCCAAGGGATGCAATCAAGTCTAATTGAACTCGAGTAGTACACTCAAAATCAACTTGAGTTAAAAAACTTGGACTTttgctcgagctcgagcttgtcAAGCTTGGTTTTATTTTGCCTTATTCGATTTCGTACAAACCGAATCCAATTGAGCTCAATTCGGGCTCAATCAAGCCTAATCAAGTTtaagaaatataaatttatattttatataattttaaataatggATAAAATAGACATTTCATActaataaatttaaaaatttttaaaaacatatatatatatatatatatatatatatatatatatatatatgaaactCGATTAAGAACTCGAACTCAGTCAATCCGAGTTCAAGCAAATTCAAGTTCAAACCTTAATCAATCAAACTCGCAAGCTATTTGATTGAGCTTGACTCATTGCACCCCTAACTTAACCACAATCCCTCAGTACAACTAGGACGTATaacctttttcaatttttgtctaATTGCTGATCTCATGTAGACTACACACAACAATTACTTTTATTTCCAACGAAGGAATAGGTTTACAAGAGACTAAATAAAGCAtaatactaatacatttatatctGTAGCATGAGAAAAGCTGCTAAATAGAGACCCGATGCCATAATAATTGAAGTGATGGTAGTCTTGGTAGGCATCTTTCCTTTATCAGTTCTGATAATCATGGCTTCGTAGATTGGCAAGCAATTTAACACGCCAAAACCAGCTATAAACAGCTGAACAAAAACATCTTCAGTGTTTCCTCCCTTGAGAACTAGCATTGTTCCATAAAGGAAGGCAGCAAAATTTATGATTGCTGCGGTTGCTAATGGCAAGAAAATTGGTGCGGGAACCCCAAATTCAAAGAGCCCTTGATGGTATCTTTTGCTTTGTTCATCATCTACTGCTTTGCTTGTCACATTGAATCCATGTGTAGCAATGCCCAATATTTGCATGAGGTACTCAAGAGTTCCAAAAAGATAACATGTCAGTCCTCTAATGAGCCATATCCTCTGTTCACTCCACCACCTTCTTAGGGTTGCTTGGCTGAATAGGAATTCTAAACAGTCTTGTGCATATGCCCCAAGAAATAGGAAAGCATACAAGAAAAACCATGGACTGGTTACCTGCAGCATATCATGTAAAAAAATGTAGTTGAGACTCTCAGTGATTAATATGTCAGAACTCCTTCAACCTTTCATGTTCTTTGGTCTGTGAACATTTATAAGTACTTTTTCCATGTTCAAAGGACATTTACTCAGTACGGTTGAAATCTTGATTAGGTACCGTTTAAAACTTGGTTCAACATTTTAATACCAAATTGATTGATGAATACCAAAAGGGTAGATAACAAAACAAgctttctcaaaattttcagtAAATCATGGAATGCAGATATTTGGACTGTTGTCATACATACCTTCGGGAAGATATAGATACCATTTAGGAGAGTTAGCTGAGGAAGAAAGGTATATATAGTGATGGAAACTGACCAAAGAGGTAAGAAACCATACTGTATATAATCAAGACTCATCAGAGGCCCCCCCATAGCTTGTATACCAAAGGTTAATGGACTGTATTTGGAGAATGAAAACTCAAGGAAGCCGACTGTCCATCGCTTAACCTGGTTCAGTGCATCCAGGAGAGAAATCGGTATGTTACCCAAAAATGCTGCCCTTTGGGGTTGGCAGAAGATAGACTTCCATCCTTGGCAATGAAGACGGTAACCAGTGTAGAGATCTTCCACTAAAGAGCCATATCTGAAGCCAATCTgatattttttccaaattaaacaaattattTCGGTCAAATTTACCTATAAAAAAGTGCATAGCTATGCTGAGTTGGTACAGCGAGGACAATCTACTATTGACTTTTCTTTGAATCCTCAAGGTAGTGATTGTTTGCAACGAGAATTGTAGGAGAGTgaaggaaagtttttttttcatgCGTGTTTTGATTAGTAGAGAAGTCAATCATATTCTTGCACTTTCTTGCATTTTGTATCTTGCAAAATTTGTaggattttgaaggaaaatgatTAGAGGAAAAAATTTTAGTAATTACCTCTAACTTCCCATCTTCCTCCAAAACTTTTCTTGATAACAAAACTTAAACTGGAAAaagattttcatttttctttaccttACTTTTCCGCACTTCACTTTCCCACCCAATTTTCCCTCGATTCAAATAAAGCCCAAGTGTTCAATTAAATTCAATGGTCGTATCATTTAGAAAGGCGCATACCTGTTCACCCCAATTGGTTTGGAACTCATAATTGCAACCTGCCACAGTGTTAGCCAGCTCTAAAATATGCTGAGACCTAAGTGACACCGAAACGCAACATAATTGGTAATACGTTCCATTCCAAGTTGATCAAGTTCCAGTCATCGAAAGTGTAGTCCACTGTTAATCCTGttaaaaagaagggaaaaaagaatgaaagaaaattacTGACACCTGATGGGGTTCGTAACAACATGGTCAGGGCTCAACTGGGGCATTTCTGGCTGCAGCATCGCCGATGGACCACCAAAGAGAGCTCTACGCATGAAAAAGCATCCAGTGCCCATGCAATGAGGGCCTGTGAGTCCATCCATTCCCTTTGGATTGATGTGAAACCCACGTTGCATCTCGGATGAATAGATGTCATTCTTGTTTACGCCATGGAAACATTGAGGAAATTGGACATAGGCCAATTTAGGCCTAATTGAATTATCCATGAAGTAACAGAGCACATTGTATGGTGTCCTGGGGTTGTTTGAGAACATGTCACAGTCTAGGGTAAGAATTATAGGCGCGTTTGTCATAAGAGCTGATACTCGAAGCTATATAGgcaagaaagaaacagaaattAAATGGTTAGAGCTTGTAAAATGGTGTGAGTAAATCAAATTCACCAAATTGATGAGAGCTAAATTATCTAAAGTACGAACACGACACCTGGCTACAATGAATAACAACTTCGTCTCATTTTATCGAGgcttttgctttaatttttgttctacatttttttttttttaaggattgGGAGGATGTGGATGATAAGCATCAAATCCTTGTTAAACTCTTTAGATGTTGTTTATTGgaagtttttaaaatatgtaTTATAGCTCCTTATTAGTAAGAGtgtgcaattttgaaaaaaaatcgaTTTACCAACCGATTTTGATTTCAATTGGGAACTTCAAAATCGGTAAATacgaaactagaaaggaaatcAGAATTTTCGTTTTAGAATTGTATGAATTAAGTTCGAATTCAGGATTATGTTTTCCCAAATCaaaaattccgatttcgaattcacaattCGAAAACGGTAAATTGGATACCTATTTCGAACTCAAATTCGTATATATACAATATACATATGCAtataattaatacatatatgtaatataaaataTTTCTATGATATAATAATACCTCTAGGCTCTAACTactaattatattatataataatagtGAGTCTAATTAAGTTCGTTGTATACAAACAAAAATTAGAATCTAATTTAGCAAATTATATTATAAACTTGTAAGTTTAATTATAATGCAAAATTAGTAAAATTAGGCCGAATTCAGTGAATTTGGTAAACTACCAAAATCGAAACGAAATCAAAATCGAAATTTGTGaattcgaaattgaaatcgGTCGAAACTTCTAATATCCAAATTTTCGAAAACTTTGAATTCATAGTTCTGATTAATCAAGATTGAATTAGATGCACAACCCTACTTATTAGTGaatatgtatataaaataaGGTGATTGGGaaaatgttttaagtttttcTAAAATATGAACTTGGCCATCCAAACAAGACtgtcctttttttcccttttttttttaaagacttTTATTTGTTAACTCACTCTATTATGTTTGAAAGCTCGAGTTACTCCTTCTATATAAAGTTGATTTATGAATCTTAACTAAgcttgattaaaaaaaatgaccGTGTAAATATGGAGTTACTCCCTCTATATAAAGTTGATTTATGAATCTTAACTAAGCTGATGCAAGAAAATTCCTAAAATCTTTTGTAAGAATTTATCCATGTCCTAATAATTCTTGAAGCCTTTGTTACAAGTTTGGTTTTCATGCATATGCTCTAGCAATGGTACCATGCAAGtttggctcaatttggaccgtCCATTGCATGCTACGATTATCGTACAATAGTATGTAAAATCTCTAATCAATACTAGTATGTTGGATTTACTACAAGATTTGGATAATCTCCAAATTTGTTGGGGAATCTTACCAGGGTATTCAAGGCTCCTGCTTTATAATGATGCGGACTAGTGATGCTTTTCTCTCTTGTAACATAAATGAGATTCGGCATAGAGTGGCCTGATACATCGATATCCTTGCCACTTTCAAGCAAAACCTGCTCAAATTCATGTAAATCAAATGAGAAAGAGGATTCTTGTTGCTCTGAGAATACCATCATTACATGTTAGCGTCATGTGAAATACTGGTAGTGCATGGATTTTTTAATGGTTTAAGCTATAAAATGGGAATAAATAGAGgaatttattaattaattta
This region of Coffea arabica cultivar ET-39 chromosome 3c, Coffea Arabica ET-39 HiFi, whole genome shotgun sequence genomic DNA includes:
- the LOC113734692 gene encoding cellulose synthase-like protein G3 → MEPSTMLKAPFHSIRSMRRTVFNHLFAVVYTIALLFLLYHHAFKLFSSTTFPSFFISISMFISDLLLAFLWFTAQGFRIRPVTREVFPENLEEMIDKKDFPAIDIFICTSDPYKEPPIDIVNTALSVMAYDYPTEKLSIYVSDDGGSELTLFAIMEAAKFGAHWLAFCRENKVLDRSPAEFFRLQKTKNSKTEKIKIMYEDMKRRIENVVENGKVAQYITSQQEHEAFSPWTKTFTHRDHPTVIQVLLESGKDIDVSGHSMPNLIYVTREKSITSPHHYKAGALNTLLRVSALMTNAPIILTLDCDMFSNNPRTPYNVLCYFMDNSIRPKLAYVQFPQCFHGVNKNDIYSSEMQRGFHINPKGMDGLTGPHCMGTGCFFMRRALFGGPSAMLQPEMPQLSPDHVVTNPIRSQHILELANTVAGCNYEFQTNWGEQIGFRYGSLVEDLYTGYRLHCQGWKSIFCQPQRAAFLGNIPISLLDALNQVKRWTVGFLEFSFSKYSPLTFGIQAMGGPLMSLDYIQYGFLPLWSVSITIYTFLPQLTLLNGIYIFPKVTSPWFFLYAFLFLGAYAQDCLEFLFSQATLRRWWSEQRIWLIRGLTCYLFGTLEYLMQILGIATHGFNVTSKAVDDEQSKRYHQGLFEFGVPAPIFLPLATAAIINFAAFLYGTMLVLKGGNTEDVFVQLFIAGFGVLNCLPIYEAMIIRTDKGKMPTKTTITSIIMASGLYLAAFLMLQI